The following nucleotide sequence is from Myxococcus guangdongensis.
GTGTGGGCGTGGGGGAAGAACGACGAGGGCCAGCTGGGCCTGGGGAACACCACCACGAGCCTCTCACCGTCGCAGGTGCCCGGCCTGACGGGCGTGGCGGCGGTGGTGGGGGGAGGCCAGCACTCGGTGGCGTTGAAGGTGGACGGCACGGTGTGGGCGTGGGGCAGCAACATCCGCGCGCAGCTGGGCGACGGGACGCAGACGCAGCGGCTGTCGCCGTTCCAGGTGCCGGGCCTGACGCAGGTGCGAGGTGTCTCGGCGGGAGGCGGGCAGCACTCGGTGGCGGTGAAGGCGAGCGGCGAGGTGTGGACGTGGGGCTCCAACACCGACGGCCAATGCGGCGACGGGACGTACTTGATGAAGCTGGTGCCCACGCTGGCGCGCGCGCTGCTGGAGCGCACGGAGGTCTCCGCGCACTTCAGCCACTCGCTGGCGACGAAGGCGGACGGCACGGTGTGGGGCTGGGGGGACAACGGCACCAGTCAGCTGGGGGACGGCACGACGACGCCCCGGTGGGCGCCGGTGCAGGCGGTGGGGCTGACGCAGGTGGGCGCGCTCGCCGCGGGCTACACGCACACCCTGGCGCTGAAGGAGAACGGCCAGGTGTGGTCCTGGGGCGCCAACGGGCAGGGCTCGCTGGGGACGGGGACGACGACGCCCCGGAGCACGCCCGGCGTGGTGCCAGGCTCCCTGCTGGCCTGGTCCGTGGCGGCGGGGGGCGGTCACTCGGTGGCGGTGAAGACGGACGGCACCGTGTGGGCCTGGGGGGACAACGCCTTCGGTCAGTTGGGGGATGGGACCCAGCTGACGCGCACCTCGCCGGTGCGGGTGGACGGCGTGGAGAACGTGGTGGCCGTCGTCGCGGGCACCGCGCACACGCTCGCGCTGAAGGCCGACGGCACCGTCTGGCAGTGGGGTTACAACGACACGCGTGAGCTGGACGACGTCACCGGCACGGAGCTGCTGGTGCCCACGCAGGTGGCGGGCCTGTCGGACATCGTGGCGCTGGCGGCGGGGCTCTGTCACTCGGTGGCGCTGAAGGCCGATGGCACCGTCTGGGCGTGGGGGAACAACGACGCGGGCCAGCTCGGCGATGGCTCCTTCACGGGGCGGCTGACGGCGGCGCAGGTGCCGGCGCTGTCGGGCGTCGTGGCGCTGGGCGGCGGGGGGATGCAGTCGGGCGTGCTGTTCGCGGACGGCGTCGCGCGGCTCTGGGGCGCCAACAATGGAGGTCAGCTCGGAGGGGGGCGCTCGGGGCCGCAGACGGGGCCCTTGTTCGTCGCGGGGCTCACCGCCGCGCGCGCGCTGGCCATGGGCGGCAGCCACACGCTGGCCATCAAGGACGACGGCACCGCGTGGGCCTGGGGCACCAACCTCACGGGGCAGATTGGCGACGGGAACATGAACCGGTCGCTCCTGCCCGCGCGCTCCACCGTCAGTGATTCGCGCGCGATTTCGGCGGGCGCGTACCACTCGCTGAGCGTGACGCTGGACGGGCGGGTCAAGGCCTGGGGCGCCAATGGCGCCGGGCAGCTCGGTGATGGCACGACGGCGTCCCGGCCCGTGCCTGTCCTCCTGTCGGCCTTCACGGGGGTCACGGGCGTCGCCGCGGGCGAGGGCCACTCGTTGGCGGTGAAGTCCGAAGGGACGGTGTGGGCCTGGGGAGGAAACAGCTTCGGCAAGCTCGGCGATGGCACGACGACGTCGCGGCTCGCGCCCGTCCAGGTGCCGGGGCTGGGCGGCATGCTGGCCGTGGCGGCGGGCAAGAACCAC
It contains:
- a CDS encoding RCC1 domain-containing protein, with translation MAGCALLCVALLGACTERGAANAEGRLGASAQAVEGVARQGTVLAGRHHTLAMRSDGTVWAWGGNTFGQLGNGTTRARSTPVRVWRLSSISAIGAGEQHSLALKADGTVWAWGWNNNGQLGDGTTTSRSVPAQITGLTNVVAIAAGFSHSMVLKSDGTVWAWGLNATGQLGDGTTVRRLTPVQVQGLTGAVAIAAGNVHSLALTADGRLWTWGGNADGQLGTGTLVGRSLPGALSGMAGVSALSGGGSHSVVLKTDGTVWAWGKNDEGQLGLGNTTTSLSPSQVPGLTGVAAVVGGGQHSVALKVDGTVWAWGSNIRAQLGDGTQTQRLSPFQVPGLTQVRGVSAGGGQHSVAVKASGEVWTWGSNTDGQCGDGTYLMKLVPTLARALLERTEVSAHFSHSLATKADGTVWGWGDNGTSQLGDGTTTPRWAPVQAVGLTQVGALAAGYTHTLALKENGQVWSWGANGQGSLGTGTTTPRSTPGVVPGSLLAWSVAAGGGHSVAVKTDGTVWAWGDNAFGQLGDGTQLTRTSPVRVDGVENVVAVVAGTAHTLALKADGTVWQWGYNDTRELDDVTGTELLVPTQVAGLSDIVALAAGLCHSVALKADGTVWAWGNNDAGQLGDGSFTGRLTAAQVPALSGVVALGGGGMQSGVLFADGVARLWGANNGGQLGGGRSGPQTGPLFVAGLTAARALAMGGSHTLAIKDDGTAWAWGTNLTGQIGDGNMNRSLLPARSTVSDSRAISAGAYHSLSVTLDGRVKAWGANGAGQLGDGTTASRPVPVLLSAFTGVTGVAAGEGHSLAVKSEGTVWAWGGNSFGKLGDGTTTSRLAPVQVPGLGGMLAVAAGKNHSLSLQGDGTVWAWGANGSGQLGDGSFVHRASPVQVSGVTDAVAIAAGADFSLALDVYGMVYAWGNNSWGQLGDGSISHRNYADYVQELYMVTRIAAGDTHALAVRTDGAVHSWGTNTFGEAGTGSVGGYNEWPVMVRTQAAAVTVAAGRNFSVAVLAGGSVWSWGRNDFGQLGDGSTVAQRTLPVNVPMIAASAVAAGAGHAHSLRAGSVWAWGDSASGQLGTGLSTIRASPVKVW